Proteins from a single region of Gordonia hongkongensis:
- a CDS encoding YidH family protein: MSAPNPATPDAVNPGQSYADELETRPPGAVDARFTLAAERTLLAWVRTALGFMAAGIAVVYLAPDETTPMVDITLGVVMVGLGASLAVLGAWRWRRTTRALTSGGEMPGPTQVMLVVAAIVVVAVLVAVAMVIQS; the protein is encoded by the coding sequence GTGAGTGCCCCGAACCCGGCGACTCCGGATGCGGTGAACCCGGGGCAGTCGTACGCCGACGAGCTGGAGACCAGACCGCCAGGCGCAGTGGACGCCCGATTCACCCTCGCCGCCGAACGAACGCTGCTCGCCTGGGTCCGGACCGCACTCGGCTTCATGGCGGCCGGTATCGCGGTGGTCTACCTCGCTCCCGACGAGACGACGCCGATGGTCGACATCACGCTCGGCGTCGTGATGGTCGGACTCGGTGCCTCGCTGGCGGTTCTCGGGGCCTGGCGGTGGCGACGGACCACGCGAGCGCTGACCTCCGGTGGCGAGATGCCGGGGCCGACGCAGGTCATGCTTGTGGTCGCTGCGATAGTGGTGGTGGCCGTCCTCGTCGCGGTTGCCATGGTGATCCAGTCCTGA
- a CDS encoding alpha/beta hydrolase encodes MPIVHHRRPSLRSFPIWFGARALLKPTLALWPVNKQGLAGLFLIDRIFAVGPKPRGVVREQLVLAGRPAELIMPVGPSRRDGDTAMLYLHGGAFVVCGLGTHRSIAARMARACEVPVFSLEYRQLPKAGVGTSVVDAVDAYAELINERGFRRVIVAGDSAGGFLAAKVVEAAAARGLPTPTALIGFSPLLDMDLGVHPDRSSRSDAYLPKSKMARLAPQFDQGPVQLTGVRRIADADLTSFPPTVLVAAEGEMLEPDVIDLVESLDAAGVTAVAHLYAWQVHAFPVLSARHPETLDAVEVTAAFAAEAIREGKSTDERTGKRAG; translated from the coding sequence ATGCCCATCGTTCATCACCGTCGGCCGAGCCTGCGGTCGTTCCCCATCTGGTTCGGTGCGCGTGCGCTGCTGAAACCGACCCTGGCGCTGTGGCCGGTCAACAAGCAGGGGCTGGCGGGGCTGTTCCTCATCGACCGCATCTTTGCCGTTGGACCCAAACCCCGCGGCGTGGTCCGTGAGCAGCTGGTCCTCGCCGGGCGACCCGCCGAGCTGATCATGCCGGTCGGACCGTCCCGCCGGGACGGCGACACCGCGATGCTCTACCTGCACGGCGGGGCCTTCGTGGTCTGCGGGCTCGGCACCCACCGATCGATCGCCGCGCGGATGGCGCGGGCGTGTGAGGTGCCGGTGTTCTCACTCGAGTACCGGCAGCTGCCGAAGGCCGGTGTCGGGACGTCCGTCGTGGACGCGGTCGACGCCTACGCGGAGCTGATCAACGAGCGTGGCTTCCGGCGGGTGATCGTCGCCGGTGACTCGGCCGGCGGTTTCTTGGCCGCGAAGGTGGTCGAGGCCGCCGCAGCCCGCGGCCTGCCCACACCCACGGCGCTGATCGGGTTCTCGCCGCTCCTCGACATGGACCTGGGGGTCCACCCGGACCGTTCGAGTCGATCCGACGCCTATCTGCCCAAGTCGAAGATGGCCCGGCTGGCGCCCCAGTTCGACCAGGGGCCCGTCCAGCTGACCGGTGTGCGCCGCATCGCCGACGCCGATCTCACCTCGTTCCCGCCGACCGTGCTGGTCGCGGCCGAAGGTGAGATGCTCGAGCCCGACGTCATCGACCTCGTCGAGTCGCTCGACGCTGCGGGCGTCACGGCCGTGGCGCACCTCTACGCATGGCAGGTGCACGCCTTCCCGGTGTTGAGCGCCCGCCACCCGGAGACCCTGGACGCGGTCGAGGTGACCGCGGCCTTCGCCGCCGAAGCGATCCGAGAGGGCAAGAGCACTGACGAGCGAACGGGCAAACGGGCCGGCTGA